GCTTGGCTCATCTAGAGAAACAGCTTTCTGCATCTGAATGCAAATGGACTAAAAAGCTGATATATTTCGACCATTGTGTGTTCGACCAAAATTACCTGTgggcaaccaaagcctgctcaaacgtgattggtcaaagtaGAAACGGTAACCAGACGGCTTCCAGCCACAAACTCTTTTTGATCACCTACAGATTCCGTCTGTTcacattcacatgcagaatGTGTTCACATGTAATGTTCATCATCACTgcaaaaatattgattattgcAGCTTTATCTATGAGCTTGACTTCGCCAAGAACATCTAGATTCCTCAGCATATGCATTAATCTGAAAGCTAGTTGCAGGTTGCCAGGAGCAAATAGTTTAAGAAAATTAAATCTCAACAGTTGTTATGCTGCTTGGTACATTCAGTTAGATACAgtcaatagaaaaaacacacgtTTTGTCATTATGTTAGGACGTGACAGGAGGTAGCAACAAGACGATAGACCAGAGTGAGGTGGAAGTACACCACCGGCACCACTCACCACAAGGGGAGCAATTACCGTAGCATTAAATAGTGATAAACACTGCTGCACCGTGAACGTCAGGACATCAGAGCTGTCACCGCATCATCCGTCAAGCCCACGCTTCAGGGTAGACGCAGCCAGGTAGTGATACATGACAAGGGACAGAAACAGGTGCTGCCGTAGATTCTAATTACTTTGTTCTATCAATTATGTACAAATCCTTGCATGGCCCGGGGTCTGCCGCACGctgctgcgccccccccccccccccccctcactctctgCACCACACCAGCTGCGGCTACAGAAACTTTTCATCCGTGCTTTGTGTGGATGCCTTGAGGTGAATCAAAAGGTTCATTTTTTTATCCAAAGCTGGATTCATGCAGATGGACCGGTTCTCAAAAACTAAAggaggacaaaataaaacaaaacaaaatccattCTGCATATATCCCACTGACATCAGCATTTATGCAGCGTATTCTCTCCAGCAACAGGAGTGCCATTCTTCTCCCCTCCACCCTGTAAGAATCGGTTTAGACACACAGGTGCtctgctgttttgtgttttcaagcTGTAACGGTCTTACAGGCACTTGTGGTTTCTCGCCTTTGTTTTCGCACACTCCTCGAGTTTTCTCTCTGCGCTGCTCAGGCACAAAAACATTATGCTAATGAGCTGATAGACATCTGCTTCCAAGCCCAGCTTTTCTCCGGGTGTTTAGGCGTGTGCGTGTGACTCATATAGGTGGATGCGCCTTTACCCTACGATGGGTCAACTCTTTTAAAACAGACGCATACACGCGGGAGTGTCAGACTGAGCCAGCTGCTCATTGTTGAAGAATGATGTTTTTGCTTCTCCATTCAACATCATGCTATAATAATGACTTCTGTTCCGTGTGCTGCGGGAAATAATGACTGTAGTACACCCTGTACAGTCTGTCATTCAGCCGGGAAGTCAAAGGCTTCACTGGAAGAGACAGTGTTGCCTCTTAAGCTCGAGGTTTACTGGGTATTACAGTGATGTGTCCAGTGAGGGTAtggatctgtgtttgtgtgtgtaaggaaGGCTCTGTGTATCAGGCTTTTTCAGCAAGGTGTTAGAGCCTGACAGTGTTTAAAGGATCAGATCAAGGATCTTTCCAAAAATAATCAATACCATCAGGGGGGAAAGAGAAGgatataaatcaataaaaaagaaaggaacaCACATCTAATATCTGCATAAATGTAGAAATCTTTGTCTGACTGTGGAAGGTACATGTTGAGAACCGTTCCTCTTATCTGCTTCACACTTGCGTTGTGAATTATTAAGAGCCAAAGGAAGAGCAGTGTCGAATTTGGTTCAATTTCTGCACGTAATACgtcaaatattaataaaagtttgaataaacaggGAACAAGCGCTTTGTAGCAGTGGCTGATTTTcataattttaattatttattatttgtctttAATACTTAATGGAAGCCACTTTTAGACAAATAAGaaattgtttaaattaaatgttcattttgagaaaaataaaggTTTATTAGTTCATAATTACTGGAGAGAAAATATGTCTAATGTAGCCATATAGGTTTAAAATTCTCATGGTTTTATATATGTTAGTTGTCAAGAGACAAATCTCTCTCAATAGCCTGTTATATATCTTCCTTGGTGTACCTTCAATGAAATCCAGCATTATCAGTGGAGTGACTCACATAAACGCATTCAAGCAGCACAGCTGTGAGAGAGCAGCAGTCACACACCGTTAACCTCGAGCTGTGGAAGTGTTTGTGAGTCAACGGAGCCTCACAAACTCCGTCGGCGTCGACTTTTTGTCAAAGTTTGTCTGCGTAAAGAGTCGTTTAGTTTCATTTTGGCGATCTCAAGATTCACATCCAAGTGAGAGAGCTCGAGCGCTGCGTCAGGTCGTGGTCGTAAGGTAAGAAAACTAAAGATTATGATTGAATCACTCTTGTGCTATTGCTACTTTGGGATCACTTCAAAAGACTGTAGACTGTGCAGCCATCCTGTTGACCAGAAGATTTACCTGTAGTCACTGAAGTTACCACAGCAGTCATGACAGAGCTGGTAAATAAAAAACCTAATTACATTATGTAGTTGTACAAGTCAACTGATGTTATGTGAGTGAGgctcagcagctgctccagctACTTTCAGAATAACCTCTAAAACCTATGAATAATTCTGAGATATAATCTCATTCATTAAATGGGAAAACATATTCGGTAATTTTATTTTGATCCATCTTCCTTTCAAAGGTGCCAATACCTaatgcaaaaaagaaaatccatgCTGAGCTGTCGTCCAATAATATCATACTTGTACCAAAAGATAATGAAATCCATTTTCCAGTAGAATCAGGCTGAGTGCTGTGACACtttacaaacattcacacaaagTTACAGTGTGTTTGCTCCCGGCTCGCGGTGTCAATTCAGGCTCTGACTCGGAGATGGAGAGAGTTTTTGATACgaggttgtgtttgtggttgaAAATAAGTAAAGTGAACGTCAGAGGAGGTAATTACGTATTGTGATCTTATCTTGATGCTTCTGTTTGACGttggtaataaaaaaaaaaaaagtcagcatAACTTTCTGTTGTCaaaccacaggagcagcagTTGCATTAAGTAActtaacctgtgtgtgtgtaacttagCTTCATTTAAAAAGCTTGGCTTTGATAAGCTCTCCATCCCCAATATGATAGAATGTgtcataacaataataataataactatatttACATATAACTTATCTTTAAAATGTCGTCAAGGGTTTTACAAGGAAGAAACaacaggaataaaaacatttagctGAGAAAATAGAGTAATACAATAGATGTAATTgtataaattaattaatcaataaataaaagtcaGCGTCAAAAGTTTTAGGATGAGATTTAAAAGAATCTAGAGAATTGAGACTGAAATTCCAGTTTAGATTCCTCATTTTGTTTTACAAAGTTGTTCTATAAATGTAATAGGTAGATCTCCCACATGATGCTGTaataaacaggaagtaaaactctCAAACCCCTGAATGAAAACAAGCAACAGCTGAGTGACAGATCGTGtttgtgctgttgtttttttttttatgcaggcACCTGTTGGAAAATGACTCTGCAGCCACTGACTCCAGTGAACTGTGCAGGCCTCCTCCAGCCTGgctgctctctgctgcagctggacggTGAACTCCTCCTGTTTGGCCAGAAGGGCTGGCCCAAGCGCACGTGTCCAACAGGAGTGTTCGGCATTCGGTTTAAAAATGGCGAGATCAAGCTCAGGcccatctccttctccaatgatTCCACCTACCTCCCCCCACTGCGCTGTCCGGCCGTCTGCCGGCTCGACCCGTACGACGGGCTTCCGGAGAGTTATCTCATCCACGGCGGTCGCACTCCAAACAATGAGATCTCATCGAGCTTGTACCTGCTGACCATGGACAGCCGCGGCTCCAACCGCAAACTGACAGTATGCTGCAAAGAGAAAGAGCTGGTGGGAGAGGTGCCGGGGGGCAGATACGGCCACTCGCTGAGCATGGTTCAGAGCCGGGGGAAGACagcttgtgttttatttggGGGTCGATCGTACATACCTGCAGGGGAGCGCACCACAGAGAGCTGGAACAGCGTCGTGGACTGTCCTCCTCAGGTGTTCCTGTTCGACCTGGAGTTCGGATGCTCCTCCGCTCACACTTTCCCTGAGCTCAGTGAGGGGCTCTCGTTTCACGTGGCCCTTGCACGCGAGGACTGTGTCTACTTCATTGGAGGTCACTCGTTCGCCTCCGACTCCCGCCCCCCTCGGCTCTTCCGTCTGCATGTCGAGCTCTTGCAGGGCAGCCCCCTGGTCTCCTGTGAGACCCTAGACACTGGCATATCCATCTCCAGTGCCATAATCACCCGCACAGGTCCCACTCACACGTACATCATCTCAGGGGGTTATAAGGCGGACTCAGAGAAGAGGACGCAGTGCACCACAGTGAGTCTGGACGAGAGAGGGATCCACTTTGAGGCGTTAGAATCCCCCACCTGGACCCCAGATATCGTCCACAGTCGCACTTGGTTCGGGGGCAGCGCAGGGGATGGAAACATCCTTCTTGCAGTACCTACCGAGGGCAGGGCGTCCCAAACAGATATGCATTACTTCTATCTGGCAAGATTCCAAACAGAGGGGGATGGAAAAGGAGAAGCAGGAACCCAGGGCTGCAGCCAGGAGTCCACAGATTACGAGGACTCCACTCCTCTTGAGGACTCTGAGGAGCTCTACTTCGGCCGTGAGCCGCACGAGCTGGAAGACAGCAGCGGCGAAGAGGACACCTACAacgaagaggacgaggaagacgagTCCCAGGCGGGCTACTGGATCAAATGTTGCCTGGGCTGTCAGGCGGACCCCAACACCTGGGAGCCGTACTACTCCACCGAGCTCCACCGGCCTGCCATGATCTTCTGctccagaggggaggagggacacTGGGTCCACGCTCAGTGCATGGAGCTGACTGAGACCCTGCTGGTCACCCTCTCTCAGGGCAGCAAGAAGTATTTCTGCCAGGACCACGGAGGCCTGCCCCTCCAGGAGATGACCCCCACTCGACAAGTCATGCCCCTGAAGCGCACCCCCATGAAAGTAAAGGACAAGAAAACTCCTCCAACAATCCAGATGTCCCCGACCAAAAAGAGCTTTTTCAGAAGACTTTTTCACTGACTCAATCTTCACATatatgttttctgtgtttaggAATATTTTCCTACTAAACTCAAGAGATTAAAGGATGCATGTAAAACATTGAATATGCCGTTTGTCAGAAATATGAAGACAGAGGAAGTGAAATAACTGTATTCATATACAACGTCAgtatgtttcattttattttacatggtttcaataaataaaaaatgaacatttagCAAATGTACTGCATTACAACTACCTCGTTTTATTCTGTCTCACATTAAACTGATGATTTGTGAATGGAAAATGCACTctgtgacaataaaaaaaaaacatcaacctcattttgtgtgaagtgtttttatGTGTCAGTGTTTCTACTATGCAGatttaataattcattaatttataTTCAATAAGAACCACAGTGAAAATAAGTGATTGAATGAGACCTTCCAAACTTTTCcaggaataaattaaatttattaaatttttgttaatattttttattgttgcatCATTCATAAATCAGTACAAccacaaaatataatatttatttccaTGCCCTatcatttttatgttatttttataGGATAAACagaagataataaaataaaaaagttaataaaaatTAATTTACACTATAAATGCATGTACACATATGGATGAGTGTgcactgagtgtgtttgtgtacccaATATCCACCACTTCTTCTTTTCAATTGATGTCATATTCTAAATAAACCTCTTCTTCTTAGAAGAACATTTCTAACTCAGTAAGTATTTCTCTTCATTTCTGAGATTTCCTGTTTCTTTAATGGGTTCCATGCAGAAACATCAGGCCAGACGGTGGACTGCCCCTGTCTGGTTCCCTTACGTATTTTTAGACCTTTTAGGTTAACATTGACCTTgtgtctggattttttttttttttacagttttgtaaCCATAAAATCAAATTTTAGGATGAAAACCAAAGGCTTTTCTTGTATTAAAGATGTGGAGccaaagtaaatgtattttctgaTTCAACTGTGTCACAAAGCTTTTACATTTAGACATTTAGGGTTGACAGATAAATGGAAAAGGAATCAAATTGACTTTCATCTACTTTTCAAAGGAATAATAATGGATTGATTAATACCTATTGAGCTGTATGAGGTTAaatctgtgataaaaataaataatttaaattctcactaaaatgaaaaatgcataGTTTTTTCCTAGAGATTTCAAAATCTTTATGTGTGGGCGTAAATTTAAATACTGTAGTTTGTCTAGCAGCAGTGGGACCATGTTGTGTTATCGCTCTCTGTATAATGCTGTGATAATAATGCAATAGTAAAGCAGACGATCAATTATaaattgtttaataaaaaacaaaccagaagATTTATTCAGattctgtctttatttgtttcattcttgtggtgaaaaagacaaaagtaaaaacaataaaaatcaaGCTCCTTCCTCCACAACGGTGATTCATCAAAACAATGGTAAATTAATTGTGTGGTTCAGAGGAAATACAGCGGAATAATGTGAATACTATAAAACATGTTAAACcaaataacatgtgaaaaagTAGTGGACTTTCAGTGTGATACTGCACCATATGCAAAATAATCCTGCAGTGAAGATAAACAGTAGCTGATATTTAGTGTAGAATGAAAAAATGAGGAAGTACATGGCAAAAAAATGAACACTCAGAATTTTATGAATCATCCATCATCCGCTACTTTAGAAATGCAATTCATTacggcagaaaaaaaacaaataagagaCAAGATGCAATATCATCCACTCAAAACACGATGCCACTGCACAAGTCTGACAACGATCCaatgaaatgtgaatatttcaCAGCTGTCACACGGTTGGGGCCAGGACAgtgaaacaaaatcaaacattcaatcaaGTAAGAAAACCAAATTGCCTGTCACGATTCCAAATGGTGAGGGCAGAAGAAGACaatataatcaatcaatcaaacaaataaagttgCCAACAAATCCGTTTAAATCTGCTCTGTGTGGCTGCGGCAcatccctctcctctgtcaACCGTGGCAATGAAGAAATATCAGCAGGAAAAGACAGAGCTAGGTCATAAACCAAACTTAAGAAAAATCCCTGCCTGCTGCAGAGTCCATGGGGTATTAGGCTCCGTAATGGACCACACTGTATTTTTATGGTATCAACAAAAAGGTCAGTATATGCTTTATTTTATGGGAAGAATACGTATAAGAATCATCTATCCTCCACTGTGAAAAAACTAAAGGAGATAAAAATTGGTTTCAAAGTGACCTGGCGTCTCTTCCTCCCCTACGGGATCCCACGATAAAGCGCTAAAGTAATCTTTTTCAGAGGGCACTCACGAAACAAAGAACATTTGGGTCTCAGTGATTGCATTTTACTCCAGCTCAAATGATATATTAATACAGTGGCCACAAATGTGGTCTTTTTAACACGATTTCCCTCCATGACTTACAGTGCTTTCATCTGTTTCCATAAATATCACTACTATATAAATTCATAATGTATCATACCCTTGAAATTCAATAAACTGGACCATATTTCACAGATGGTGGGGATAAAGACAAGAACCTCCCCGCTCGGAGCGAGCAAAGAGAAACCTGTGTGTTATTTCTATATTCCTCTGCTGTACCATCTTTGCTAACAAACCAAAGGCAAAACAGATTGCTGTGAATAGAACCTTCTTAAATGCAGctcaaataaacacatattCAAAATGTGATGTGAGAGTATCATTACTTCCCAAGTTCTTGAAATGACTCTTTTCCAAAGCAAGAAATTGGTTATTTAATGAAAAGGTATTTTCTTGTCAAATCCAGAAATAAATGATACTCCACGATTTCATCACTAAAACATCGGAAAATGTCAGAAACTTGTGGCTTTAAGTCCAACTTCTACTCAAAGTATAAACATCAATCAACAAGCCTTTTTTACTGACGGAGGTAATTCACGGACTAGACAACTATtgcaaaatcaaaacaaatgtcAGTACTTCAGGTTCACATTCAAAGAAAATTCAGAAATCATTCACTCTCAAATTCTCATCATCCTGTGTCTCCACTGGGTTGATGCAACCCTGCAGAGCTTTGGCTGAGTTTTTGTGCGCCTCCATGAACTTCTGCAGGTACTTGGAGGTGTAGAGCCAGTGATGTTTCAGCACGTCCTCCAGTTCAAAGGTCTTCGACTGACGTGCGTTCATCTTCCGGAAACGCCTGAACAGTTTGTTTCCCGACTCGTTCCCCTCGCTGGCCCACGCTCCGATGGATCCGTCTCTCTCTATGATCTCAGGCACGTGGGCCAGGGTCTTGTGGAGGTAGTTGGTTATCTTGCCGTTGTACCTGTATTTGAAGGTAGAGGACAGGAGGTCGGCAAAGCGCTGGGAGTTGAAGCTGTAGCGGCACAGCTGGTCGGGGCATTCCTTGGCTGGACAGGTGGCGCGCCACACAGGCTTCATCTGGAGGTAGAGCCTCATCAGCTCCCTCAGGGGCTCCCGCCTCTCCTCTGAGGGCACCAGATCAcacaccacctccacagcctccATGCTCATTAGCTTTCGGGCATAGTTCCCATTCATCCTCATTACTGGTTTGagcttcatcttcttcctcagctGTTTATCCAGGGCTGCCCTCCAGCTGCGCCGCTCCTCCCGGCTGGGCTTGACCTTGTCGTACACCTCCCCGATCTCGTCCTGGAAGATTTTGTAGAACTCAGTGGCATTGCCAATGTCACAGTGTAACGCATCCATTGTGGGCTGGGTCTCCAAGAAGGGCTTGGCCGAGACGCCTTTGACTCTGTCCCGCAGCTCGTCTGCAGACTCAGAGAAAGGGTTCGTTCTCCATATTTCGTAACGGTCCAGGTTCTCCTCGTGACAGCGGGTGATGGAATGCAGCACCATGTTTTGAGAAGCCTCGGCTCGGCTTGAGTCACACAAAGTGCAGATGTACGTGGAGCCCGAGGCCTCCAGGCCCTCCAGCTCTCGCACCATCTTCTCATCGTATCCCGTGCCTCGGAAGTGGAAGCGGAAAAAGCGAGGCAGGCCACCGATGGATAGGATGAGCCTGCTCTCTTTCATTGCATTACGCTCGGCGACGATAGGCCTCAGGACAGCTGTGAGTGTCTCGTGGTCGGACTCATCCACAAACATCAGGCAAAGGGGCTTACAGGACAGCTCTGAGTTTGGCTTTGGCTCGGTGAAGATGGTGACCTCCCTGTCTTCATCGTCGgccaggacagagacagacataaCAGTGAAAGAGAAACGTACAACCTTCTCGGGAACAGCCGGTCCTCCGCCATGCTTCTCGCTGACATCGCCCATTCCGTCACAGCATTCCTTGATCATGACACTAAAACCTGAGGTGCAAGCGCTGTCTTCCATCCCAGCCTCTCTCAGCCCCTCCATGATGTCCTCCTCCAGGTCCTTTAATGCTGACACCAGTGACACATCATAGCGAAACCGCCGAGTGATGGTCTCAATCGGGGAGTCGTCCACTGAGGATGTCCATCCAGAGGTCCCGTTAATAATACCAACATGGCAAGAGGTGGACACGTTTGAAAGAGCCGGCTGCCATTCAAACTCGTGAAAGCCAGGGAGAAGCTCCTTCTCTGCAGCGCGGAGGGTGTGCAGCGGCTGAAATATCTGGCGGCCACTGGTCGCTTTGACAGTCCGGTACATCTTGTGATACTGGCTGCAGCTCAGGAAAGTGTTGACCCGAATGGCCAAGCACACAGCAGGATGCAACCCCAAACCTCTGCctgcagagagggaaacagacagaaaatacattttcaaaaaataaaatagaaccATGAAAGGGAAGCAAGAGGAAAGGACTAGAAAACGAAGAGAATTATTTAACACCGAACTGTTGAAGCCCATTTCGAGTGCTTTGAAACGAACTGCAGTATCGAACATTTCCTCGTTCGATATCTTGCATTTGGAGCCATTTATACCATGAGACAGAATGAATCAGGGATTTAACACCCAGATGTGAATGCATCATTGTCAAAAGCCCACAAGCCCATGATTACAAAATCCAATATTTCCTAATTTCCAAATGTTATAAGGGGACAGAGAGTTGAATCAGTGAAGATGGCGAAAGTGATGTATtggctgaagatgaaaacagacACCAGCTGGCTTCTGTTCCCCAGAGAGGGGCACGGTGCTGCCTGTGTAATTTGCAGATACAAGAGCCgctgatgttgttttgattcTAACAGCCCCCTTCACAAGAGTTGTTATTGTGCATTAAAGAGAGTGTGAGAATGAGAGActgacaggcaggcagacggagagtgagagtgggagaggatcggggagggagggatgggcgTGTAGCCGCCGTGGTTCAATAGACAGAGATGGACAATAATGAAATGCTTTTCAATCGAAAAAAATTGAGGACAActttctcccctcttctcaACAGTAAACTTTTTGTCTCATTGTTATTTATGCGATGACTGTATTCCTCAGGGGTAGGCGGAGATATTAATGAGCAAACACCATCATCATTTTTATTGGTTGGCGGCCCCTGGGTGTTAGCTCTGCAGGGTTATATTGATTGGACAAAAGGCTCATAATGCCTGCTTACCTTGCAACATGGCCTCCAGCTCATCTGCCTGCCGGTGCTCGTTTATGGATCTCAGCGTGAGCAGGAACAGGGTCTGACACACGGACTTCAGGTCGCcaccttcctctttgtctgtgaACACCCTCACCTGGTTCTTCAGGTCCCTCAGCCGATGCTTCTGGGCGCGCCGGGTTAGCGACAGCAGGTGCTGACGGGGCCGTCCCCCTTTATTGGCAAGCAGGAACTTATCAACTTCTGGTGACTGCTTGTTTGCGTTGTTCTTATTTAGCTCATGGTCCAGAGAGTGAGCGTTGAACGAGTCGAGCCTAACGCGCTCGCCACAGCCGCCCCTGGggcagagcagaggcagagaaTGCAGAGCTGATAAGAAGGCTTTGGCGGGCGGGGTGAGCTCATAAGGGGCACAGGGCAAGTTGCAGGCCGGGCACTGAGGTCCCAGAGCGTGGTTGTATTTTGCAATACAGCTGCGGCAGAACAGGTGTCCACAGGGGGATTGAACCGGATCAAAGAGCAGGTGGTCACACACCATGCAGGTGAAAGAATACAGGAAGTCCACAGGGAGCTTCTCAGAGATCAGCTTGGTACTCAGGTGGTGTTTCTGGCAGTGGGAGATATTCTCCACCCACAGCTCTCTCTGGATGCTGGATTTCCTCCAGCCCCTCAGCACGGGGCGGGGATGACGCTCTCCGAATGGTTTCAGAACCTTCCGCTCTCCGACAGCGATGTGGTCGATGGGCTCCCACCTGCTCCTTTTTGTGAGGCTCTGGACTCTGGGAAtagtcttcctcctcttcctcccagtcCGCTGGAATGAGCATTTCTTGGGTGAGCAAAggtggcaggaggaggagtggggatTCCACTCGGGGACTCTTGTtctggagaagcagcagaagccCCCTCCTCTGATGGCAGCCGTCCAGCAGCGATGGCAGAAGGACAGAGGGTGGACGGACTCCGTGTCCTCCGTCACGTCCACTTTGAAGACTTTGAGGATGACCTCTGGCCAGCTTGTGAACTTGCAGCCCATTTGCCGCAGGGCACCTTTACTCGCATCCTCCAGATCATCATGAACTTCATGCGCTGGACCTTTAACTTTCCTCAAGGCAATTCCACAGAGACGGCAGAGACCCCTTCACAGATAAAAGCAAATGTTGTGAATTTCTTGAAAAGCACTGTATATAATTTGCTGTGGATGATATAGTACAGTG
Above is a genomic segment from Pleuronectes platessa chromosome 7, fPlePla1.1, whole genome shotgun sequence containing:
- the rag2 gene encoding V(D)J recombination-activating protein 2, producing MTLQPLTPVNCAGLLQPGCSLLQLDGELLLFGQKGWPKRTCPTGVFGIRFKNGEIKLRPISFSNDSTYLPPLRCPAVCRLDPYDGLPESYLIHGGRTPNNEISSSLYLLTMDSRGSNRKLTVCCKEKELVGEVPGGRYGHSLSMVQSRGKTACVLFGGRSYIPAGERTTESWNSVVDCPPQVFLFDLEFGCSSAHTFPELSEGLSFHVALAREDCVYFIGGHSFASDSRPPRLFRLHVELLQGSPLVSCETLDTGISISSAIITRTGPTHTYIISGGYKADSEKRTQCTTVSLDERGIHFEALESPTWTPDIVHSRTWFGGSAGDGNILLAVPTEGRASQTDMHYFYLARFQTEGDGKGEAGTQGCSQESTDYEDSTPLEDSEELYFGREPHELEDSSGEEDTYNEEDEEDESQAGYWIKCCLGCQADPNTWEPYYSTELHRPAMIFCSRGEEGHWVHAQCMELTETLLVTLSQGSKKYFCQDHGGLPLQEMTPTRQVMPLKRTPMKVKDKKTPPTIQMSPTKKSFFRRLFH
- the rag1 gene encoding V(D)J recombination-activating protein 1; the protein is MEEKMETDGPRSSMPAELQHPQLKFSQWKFKLFRMKSMEKAPMPSEIQPEKEVLSEISPPAAPEIELDNGVGPGSLMKLCLGGKSQENVEGPGRRVDKKLEEMETHMNHLRGLCRLCGIALRKVKGPAHEVHDDLEDASKGALRQMGCKFTSWPEVILKVFKVDVTEDTESVHPLSFCHRCWTAAIRGGGFCCFSRTRVPEWNPHSSSCHLCSPKKCSFQRTGRKRRKTIPRVQSLTKRSRWEPIDHIAVGERKVLKPFGERHPRPVLRGWRKSSIQRELWVENISHCQKHHLSTKLISEKLPVDFLYSFTCMVCDHLLFDPVQSPCGHLFCRSCIAKYNHALGPQCPACNLPCAPYELTPPAKAFLSALHSLPLLCPRGGCGERVRLDSFNAHSLDHELNKNNANKQSPEVDKFLLANKGGRPRQHLLSLTRRAQKHRLRDLKNQVRVFTDKEEGGDLKSVCQTLFLLTLRSINEHRQADELEAMLQGRGLGLHPAVCLAIRVNTFLSCSQYHKMYRTVKATSGRQIFQPLHTLRAAEKELLPGFHEFEWQPALSNVSTSCHVGIINGTSGWTSSVDDSPIETITRRFRYDVSLVSALKDLEEDIMEGLREAGMEDSACTSGFSVMIKECCDGMGDVSEKHGGGPAVPEKVVRFSFTVMSVSVLADDEDREVTIFTEPKPNSELSCKPLCLMFVDESDHETLTAVLRPIVAERNAMKESRLILSIGGLPRFFRFHFRGTGYDEKMVRELEGLEASGSTYICTLCDSSRAEASQNMVLHSITRCHEENLDRYEIWRTNPFSESADELRDRVKGVSAKPFLETQPTMDALHCDIGNATEFYKIFQDEIGEVYDKVKPSREERRSWRAALDKQLRKKMKLKPVMRMNGNYARKLMSMEAVEVVCDLVPSEERREPLRELMRLYLQMKPVWRATCPAKECPDQLCRYSFNSQRFADLLSSTFKYRYNGKITNYLHKTLAHVPEIIERDGSIGAWASEGNESGNKLFRRFRKMNARQSKTFELEDVLKHHWLYTSKYLQKFMEAHKNSAKALQGCINPVETQDDENLRVNDF